One genomic segment of Gadus chalcogrammus isolate NIFS_2021 chromosome 3, NIFS_Gcha_1.0, whole genome shotgun sequence includes these proteins:
- the poll gene encoding DNA polymerase lambda, whose product MESLHGVLKAFPKVKRPKGEEREGPPLKRGSSEKPSGSLFTGVTAFILPAGIGNARCQIFQRQILQNGGNTEKSLGSAVTHVVVEDSMESDRALRLLKRERLPPGVGLVKCSWLSACITAKQLLDTGCFSLLISNRKSNVPQVTVPEESSNGPHEKQNPVEPALTSREPTEETAPKSQSAEVNDEDSVSQKLLEALLTGRPPEEEAADPPPPQTSDQHAAASSKWVCARSSESKSNNFNQHITDKLEVLAKAYSHQGDRWRALSYSKAVSALQSYHKPVTSYQEACQISGIGKRMADKIDEIMESGHLRKLDHMGEAVPVLELFSNIWGAGAKTAQLWYQQGFRTLEDIRTKAVLSTTQKIGLKHYDDLLDRMPREEAGAIEELVREAVLAIDPALLAMACGSYRRGKATCGDVDVLITHPDGRSHRGVFSRLLQSLHHSGFLTDDLVSSEDNGQQKKYMGVCRLPGPGRRHRRLDVIVVPYGEYACAVTYFTGSAHFNRSLRALAKTKSMSLSEHSLNQGVVRRGSVKVHAGTPVATATEEEVFSRLGVPYREPHQRDW is encoded by the exons aTGGAGTCTCTCCACGGGGTGCTGAAGGCTTTCCCCAAAGTGAAGCGCcccaagggggaggagagagagggtccgCCGCTGAAGAGAGGATCCTCAGAAAAACCCTCCG GGAGCTTATTCACAGGGGTCACAGCGTTCATCCTCCCGGCCGGCATCGGGAACGCCAGGTGTCAGATCTTCCAGAGACAAATCCTCCAGAATGGAGGAAACACGGAGAAGTCCCTGGGTTCGGCCGTAACTCATGTAGTGGTGGAGGACAGCATGGAGAGCGATCGCGCCCTCCGCCTGCTGAAGAGGGAACGCCTGCCCCCTGGTGTCGGGCTGGTGAAGTGCAGCTGGTTGAGCGCCTGTATAACCGCCAAACAGCTGCTGGACACCGGCTGTTTTAGTCTGCTCATCTCCAATAG AAAGTCCAACGTACCACAAGTAACGGTACCGGAGGAGTCGTCCAACGGCCCTCATGAGAAACAGAACCCGGTGGAGCCGGCGCTCACATCCAGAGAACCAACTGAGGAAACG GCACCCAAAAGCCAAAGTGCAGAGGTCAACGATGAAGACAGCGTGTCCCAGAAGCTCCTGGAGGCCCTGCTGACCGGCCGCCCCCCCGAAGAGGAGGCCgcggacccccccccgccccagaccTCCGACCAACACGCGGCGGCGTCCAGCAAGTGGGTCTGCGCCCGCTCGTCTGAGTCCAAGAGCAACAACTTCAACCAGCACATCACGGACAAGCTGGAGGTGTTGGCCAAGGCCTACAGCCACCAGGGCGACCGCTGGAGGGCCCTGAGCTACTCCAAGGCTGTCAGCGCCCTCCAGAGCTACCACAAGCCCGTCACGTCCTACCAG GAGGCCTGTCAGATCTCAGGCATCGGCAAACGCATGGCGGACAAGATCGATGAGATCATGGAGAGCGGGCATCTGCGGAAACTGGACCACATGGGGGAGGCGGTCCCCGTCCTGGAGCTGTTCAGCAACATCTGGGGGGCCGGGGCCAAGACCGCCCAGCTGTGGTACCAGCAG GGTTTTCGCACTTTGGAGGACATTCGCACGAAGGCcgtactcagcactactcagaaGATCGGACTGAAGCACTACGATGACCTCCTGGACCGCATGCCCCGGGAAGAGGCTGGGGCCATCGAAGAGCTG GTGAGGGAGGCGGTCCTGGCCATAGACCCCGCCCTCCTGGCCATGGCGTGCGGGTCGTACCGCCGGGGGAAGGCGACGTGCGGCGACGTGGACGTGCTGATCACCCACCCGGACGGGCGCTCCCACCGGGGGGTCTTCAGCCGGCTGCTGCAGAGCCTCCACCACAGTG GGTTCTTGACAGACGACCTGGTGAGCAGCGAGGACAACGGGCAGCAGAAGAAGTACATGGGCGTGTGCCGGCTGCCGGGGCCCGGCCGGCGCCACCGCCGGCTGGACGTCATCGTGGTGCCGTACGGCGAGTACGCCTGCGCCGTCACCTACTTCACCGGCTCGGCGCACTTCAACCGCTCGCTGCGAGCGCTGGCCAAGACCAAGAGCATGAGCCTATCGGAGCACTCGCTGAACCAGGGCGTGGTGCGCCGGGGCAGCGTCAAGGTGCACGCCGGCACGCCGGTCGCCACGgcaacggaggaggaggtgttcagCCGGCTGGGCGTCCCGTACAGGGAGCCGCACCAGAGGGACTGGTAG
- the dpcd gene encoding protein DPCD has protein sequence MRSVPNMAVRCWEDLLKSSKKTALVHDGKRKIHYLFEDGKEMAEEYDLTTDDLLVRKWRSRNPLGAPGSWEAEVGEPFSALASADSEMIKENLSNPVFLRQDTKTTFQWRIRNLPYPKEVFSVEVEPADRCCVVRTSNKKYYKKFVVPDLERCQLTLDGSALSFTHANNTLIISYKKPKEVLTLERDLLRELKKLDSTGQGEGDCKTQ, from the exons ATGCGGTCCGTGCCAAACATGGCAGTGCGGTGCTGGGAAGATCTCCTCAAGTCCTCAAAGAAGACTGCTTTGGTGCACGATG GGAAAAGGAAGATCCACTACCTGTTTGAAGACGGGAAGGAGATGGCGGAGGAGTACGACCTGACGACAGACGACCTGCTGG TGAGGAAGTGGCGTTCCAGGAACCCGCTGGGCGCCCCGGGCTCCTGGGAGGCGGAGGTCGGGGAGCCGTTCTCCGCTCTGGCGTCGGCGGACTCGGAGATGATCAAGGAGAACCTTTCCAAC CCGGTCTTCCTGCGTCAAGACACCAAGACCACATTTCAGTGGAGGATCCGGAACCTTCCGTACCCCAAGGAGGTGTTCAGCGTGGAGGTGGAGCCCGCAGACCGATGCTGCGTCGTTAGAACCTCCAACAAGAA GTACTACAAGAAGTTTGTTGTTCCCGATCTGGAGCGCTGCCAGCTGACGCTGGACGGCTCCGCCCTGAGCTTCACGCACGCCAACAACACGCTGATCATCAGC tACAAGAAACCCAAGGAGGTCCTGACTCTGGAGAGAGACCTTCTGcgggagctgaagaagctggaCTCCACTGGCCAGGGCGAGGGGGACTGTAAAACACAGTGA
- the LOC130380201 gene encoding transcription factor LBX1-like produces MTSKEVSKRDAAESRRRSPLDLLPPAAVTTKPLTPFSIEDILSRPSVKRGYTICGTAHLISASEKHRGGPGGPPPLGRTPPLGRTLLAQTSPLCALEELASKTFKGLEVSVLQAAEGRDGMTLFGQRNTPKKRRKSRTAFTNHQIYELEKRFLYQKYLSPADRDQIAGQLGLTNAQVITWFQNRRAKLKRDLEEMKADVESAKATGQVPLEKLAKLADLEKCANGTLGHPPDSPALAQRAGLHRLRRAPASPFSDHTTSKEGSEDEDVEIDVDD; encoded by the exons ATGACATCCAAAGAAGTGTCCAAACGCGACGCAGCGGAGAGCAGGAGGCGAAGTCCTCTCGACCTGCTGCCGCCCGCCGCCGTGACAACCAAGCCGCTCACCCCCTTCAGCATCGAGGACATCCTCAGCCGGCCCTCCGTGAAGCGCGGCTACACCATCTGCGGCACCGCGCACCTCATCTCGGCCTCGGAGAAGCACCGCGGCGGGCCGGGTGGACCTCCCCCGCTGGGTCGGACCCCCCCTCTGGGCCGGACCCTGCTCGCGCAGACCTCGCCTCTCTGCGCGCTGGAGGAGCTCGCGAGCAAGACCTTCAAAGGGCTGGAAGTGAGCGTGCTGCAGGCGGCAGAAG GCAGGGACGGGATGACGTTGTTCGGCCAGAGGAACACCCCGAAGAAGCGGCGGAAGTCGCGCACGGCCTTCACCAACCACCAGATCTACGAGCTGGAGAAGCGCTTCCTGTACCAGAAGTACCTGAGCCCGGCGGACCGGGACCAGATCGCCGGGCAGCTCGGCCTCACCAACGCGCAGGTCATCACCTGGTTCCAGAACCGGCGGGCCAAGCTGAAGCGGGAcctggaggagatgaaggcggACGTGGAGTCGGCCAAGGCGACGGGCCAGGTGCCCCTGGAGAAGCTGGCTAAGCTGGCCGACCTGGAGAAGTGCGCCAACGGGACGCTAGGCCACCCGCCCGACTCCCCGGCCCTGGCGCAGAGGGCCGGGCTGCACAGACTGAGGCGGGCCCCCGCGTCGCCCTTCTCGGACCACACGACCAGTAAGGAGGGCTCGGAGGACGAGGACGTGGAGATAGATGTGGACGACTGA